In the genome of Cellvibrio sp. KY-YJ-3, one region contains:
- a CDS encoding immunity protein Tsi6 family protein has translation MNLLNVERAALQAIDKFTNQKIINTNDPSIQSILAQLNFIASCAKQGKNPRSSLPEGKSFTYGIISSREFASPDELELKKYLIEVDKELYPEAYKS, from the coding sequence ATGAATCTTTTGAATGTTGAAAGAGCAGCGCTTCAAGCTATAGATAAATTTACTAATCAAAAGATCATAAATACAAATGATCCTTCTATTCAATCAATATTGGCTCAGCTTAACTTTATTGCCAGTTGTGCCAAACAAGGAAAAAATCCTCGTAGCTCGCTCCCAGAAGGAAAATCATTCACTTACGGAATAATTTCTTCAAGAGAGTTTGCATCTCCCGACGAACTGGAATTAAAAAAATATTTGATTGAGGTAGATAAAGAGCTTTACCCCGAAGCCTATAAATCATAG